The following DNA comes from Argopecten irradians isolate NY unplaced genomic scaffold, Ai_NY scaffold_0578, whole genome shotgun sequence.
AACTgaaacatttgtaaaattttgaatttcagcAATAGAAGAAATTGATGAATGTCTTTTTGGATCTACCCTCAATATGCAATGCATGAGAGTTTGAGTCTGGAAGGACTTAGGTAGGGACAAGTTATCATATAATGATAGAAATTCATCACACTATTAAAAGAAGTCAATAGTTGAAGGTGTTAAAGATCTCTGATTTCTACAGGTCAATAACTAATATGCAATAACAAGATGGTTGTCAGAATAGCACCATTTTAGTTGTTCATAATAAATCTCTTTCATCACATAAACATAAATGATCAGATTTTAGGTCCATGATATCTGGGTTTTGTGTgttattttccaaaatattaCATCTTCGgaatatatcagaaataatgACCTAAGATATGAAACAATGTTATTGTTAGAATAATTTACCATGTAGTGTGGTTGAGGAAACTGATCATCAATTGGTTGAAACACACTTGGTTGATGAACTGCTCTAGGACTGTCTAACGCCTTTAAGAGATAAATGTAGAAACATTGTAAAGGAAATGATACAAAGATTACACATATTAATTCaacacattttaaaactaatattgatcaatttgtttcataaaatgtaGGAGCATGTCATGatcattattttcataaataaacagAACGGACATGAATAACACAATATGCCATTATTTTATCAGAGGagtataataaaatgatatctTTCATTAAGTATGCAATTATTTTCGTCAATGTATTAAAGTGGTTATTTCAATCTAATAAATAGTAGCCGTACCATAAATGTCTGTGGCTCTCTGTTCAACTGATCATGAGATGGTTGACTTGGAGGTTGAATATTGTTGGCATTCTGAGGAACAGTATATAGATACAAAATTAATTACTAACCCAATGTTTATGGTAAAAGTATCATAACTAAGAAGTACCCATCATtgaaatggaaacaaaatatccCGGTAgaatttatgaattaaaagaaaacaactCAAGTAATAAATTAGTGTTAAAAGATTCCATCAATGAACGGATATCGTAACATATGATAATGAAATGTGGCTAACTCaacattttgaatttgaatttaacTTATCCCTTTATTTGtatctttaaatatataaagcATATTGCAGTCTATAGAATAGCATTTGTTGGATTTGCAATGGATTATAatttaagtttgaaaatttgaatgtCACCTTGAATGTCTCCAATGACTGTAAAAAGGATGAGTTCCTTCTAATTTCTTCAGCTTTCCTTTTCTCTGTCTCAGCTTTCTTTTTCTCTGTCTCAGCTTTCTTTTTCTCTGTCTCTGCTCTCTTTGCTTCTCTTTGTGCTGCCTCTTTCTTCTTATTCTTTCCGGACTCATTTTCTACATGGATAACAAAATAAACTTTgaatgagttttttttttcaagtaaactgtcagttttaaaaatctttttttgtAGCCCTAGGCCTGTCTTGGGCGATACAATTTGTTCAAATCACTTAAAATGTGTTTCAAAATAAAAGGTGGTTCTAATTCACGATCAGTGACATGAGGTCATATAGAAAACTTGATTGGACTAAACACTGGTATAGAAGAAAAAGATGATCCGACAACCCTTTATATATAACtcaatttcttaaaaaaaagtttctgaATATGGAAGTACAGTTTAATTAATTGTTGGTGGAAACAGAAAGAAATTAAATCTCTTAAGTTTGTTTGTTGGCAAGTATTATACGCGGAGTGaagatgtatatacattgtagtaaatAATATGTTGATCAAAGTGAATAATATTACTAGTAATCTGCTGCAATGTGtggtttaattaaaattttaagcttatcaaattttatgtataaataattgtacactgtatatgatAATAGCAAATTGTTATCTGGCAACTTGTGTCAGTTGTTCAGGTTCAAATCTAAAATTTcacctttttatatatatttaatattttcatttctctTTTCAGTAATTCTGAATGAGTTTTAAGGCGATAACAGATCAGTAGCTCTCAAATTTATCTTAcatgacaagaggcccatgggccttaacggtcattctgactattagtacaatacaacatagtcgtttaaagattttagcctatttgacccctgtgaccttgattgaaggtcaaggtcatttatttgaacaaacttggtagcccttcatccaagcatcctaccggccaaatatcagtaccctgggccttctggttcttgaaaagaagtcgttttaaagattttagcctatttgacccccgtgaccttgaatgaaggttaaggtcatttatttgaacaaacttggtatcccttcatcccagcatgtcacaggcccaatatcagtaccctgggccttctggttcttgagaagaagttgtttaaagatttaagcctttttgaccctcgtgaccttgaatgaaggtcaaggtcatttatttgaacaaacttggtagcccttcatcccagcatgccacaggcctaatatcaggtctctaggcctcttagttattcacaaaaagttgtttaaaggattttagcctatttgacccctgtgaccttgaatgaaggtcaaggtcatttatttgaacaaacttggtagcccttcatcccagcatcctacaggccaaatatcagtaccctgggccttctggtttttgagaagaagttgtttaaagattttagccttgttgacccctgtgaccttgaatgaaggtcaaggtcattcatttgaacaaacttggtagccctacatcccagcaacctacaggccaaatatgagtaccctgggccttccggttattgagaagaagtcgtttgaataaaaagtttacgcacggcgcacggcgcacggcggacggcggacggcggacggcgcacggcgcacgacgacggacggtgcatgatgacaataggtcatcctgacccttcgggtcagatgacctaaaaagcaaGAGTCTTTGGCAAGTCTTCAAAATGGCTGCTAACATACCTTTGTTCGCTTTTGCTTCTGTTCGTACTCTCTTCGCAGCAGGGGTCTGTATTTCACGCTCATGTTCAACACTTTCCTGATCCGAAGATGGCGTCACAGGTGTTGTAGGAACATCATCTCCTGACTGCTTCTCTCTCATCAATGTCCTCAGATATTTGTTGTCATCTGAATTAATATAGACATATGATTACTTGATTCAAAATGAAACAAGCGATCAAGTAAAATTATAATCACTCCAGTTTCCATGAAATATTATTGGtgaaatgtcaatgttttgcAGTGCAGTACTTGTACTGTAACATGTTATTACATGATGAATAATCTTGACAGATGATACATTACATAGTTTGACCTAACAGGAGTTAATATGCATCCATATCATGCTATACCTCAATTTCCCAGACTTTCACTGAACCAGTCAAAAGACAATGGTTTATTGATTGGTCATTTTACAACACATGAAAAAAATGGATATGATTGTCACTTCCTATCAATAACTTATGTGACAATCATAACCATTTGTCCATATCgtgaaatgattaaaatattgtgtgtttcAACAAATAAAGAATAATTCTTAGCTATAATAGAAGTTATTATCATTTGCTAGCCAAGTGTTATATGATCCGATGAAAAGCTCTGTGACGTTATGTACAGTAGCCTACTGTATAAGCTTATAATTAACCGGCAATGTATTGTTATGATCGCGATCGTTTATAGCTAACACTAACAGCTAAATATGCAACATGGCAAGCTCAGTTGACAGCATAATCACCATAAAGAGAACAAGGGAAAACCAATATCACGCCTGCTAACAgttaaacaaaattgttttcctTACTGTATGTTTGTTTTTAGACAATCCAAATCAACCGGGACTAGcggtcgccattttgtttggGGTGTTGTGAGTCAATAGTAATACATTAACCGGAAGTCGGGTCATTCCGGATTTTAATACACTTTTCGAAATATAAGCAATGAAAATTACCACACCGTTTCTTAATGGAATTCAAACAGCTGTAATAACGCTTTTAAATCGAAACATATTATCTATGTGAATAAACGGATGCACTAGTATAGAACGTCACTTTACTGTACTATACTGTACTGTTGCTACGTATACGTGTCTGTCGATATATAACATAAGCTTTACAAAGATGGTGACAATATCGATCACGTAGACGGATTTACCATAaactgaaattttattttttgaagattttaaaatttgttttgacCCCAGAGATTGGACACTGTACTGTgattattcatattttgtacataaatCTTAATTCTTAACTCAATTAACACTctttaacaaagaaaaaaataatgacattactTCGGTAagggcaaggatttataagtgagaaggattcgtgactgtctctttacattactaatcaccacgcgagacgcctatgaaccggaaataaaaaccatttttctcaacaaatacttgtcttatcgagtcaaacgaaacaccaatgtacagttaattaaaaaaaatttcacaAGACGTTTTCTTACTTGCATTAAGAACAGAAAATTTCGCAGGGATATGACATCTTAAAATTTTATGCGTTAAAAAAGTAACGACGGCTCATGAAAATGACGGCCTGCTCGCTTCAGAAAGTTAAAGACGGCTGGGAGACCCTCGGGTGCCCACCCGCGAAGCTTAACAACAAAAGCTAAGCGCCGGCGTGATAACAAGAGGAAAATCATTCGTCGTCTCCGAAACGACCGTCACGCTCGAGGAGCTCCAAACGGGACACAAAAGCTTCTGCCTTACATTCCCTCAATAACCCCAGTTTGGTGACTGATTCCTACCTTAAAAACGATCCTTTGGTAAGGTGGTCAAATGCTATAGAAGAATGTTATACGTATATGATGCTCGAACATCACTCAATTTCATtcataatattgaaaaaaaacacgTACGTTTTCAAAGAAAATCCCAATTCCTTTATTGTTGTATCGTCAAAAGGTGTAGAGGAAAcacaaaaaaacttttaatgGCAGTGCGATGGATTTATCGTGGCGCGTAAGAAATTCTAACGCGTACCGTCGTTTcatacggtggctgatttatgccatttgtcttttcgtcttttcgccccgaaagacgaaattaaaaatatcttaaattctCGTTCTTTTCGTTCTTTTCGGGGCTGCGAAAAggacgaaaaataacaaatgtaaaatttcgtcttttcgcggcgaaaagacgaaaagttcaaacacgaaaagacgaaagtgatgcacgctaattagcgacttttGATTCtacgtcttttcgccttcaaaatttcgtcttttcgtctgttgtcttttcgccccgaaaagacgaaaattaagaaaccttaaatttcgtcttttcgtcttttcgccccgaaaagacgaaaattaatgaaccttaaatttcgtcttttcgtcttttcgccccgaaaaaacgaaaattagaaaaaaaacttaaattatATGCACTTTGGCCGTATCTGTTTCTAAACCACCCGaaaagtgaaaattgaaaaaaccttaattttcctccgtcttttcgtcttttcgtcttttcggggcgtcTGACGTCAGTTTTAAACAAACTAACGTAATTTTTCGGCGATGAATATGATCTAAAATACAACGTCTATTtagccccgaaaagacgaaaatctTCAAACCTTGTGTTGTCTTTTGATTTTCGCCCCGAACGTG
Coding sequences within:
- the LOC138313066 gene encoding uncharacterized protein, with protein sequence MREKQSGDDVPTTPVTPSSDQESVEHEREIQTPAAKRVRTEAKANKENESGKNKKKEAAQREAKRAETEKKKAETEKKKAETEKRKAEEIRRNSSFLQSLETFKNANNIQPPSQPSHDQLNREPQTFMALDSPRAVHQPSVFQPIDDQFPQPHYMDLGQTPPLHFTPRLPRRISDETQHNAFASWTPVSTMLTDVRETLHSPYEQGDPNQCYNATCALLKNDLKKARDDLLLSQQEVRQLRDRLQTTESQLRQARQIHQDEL